One window of Nitrospirota bacterium genomic DNA carries:
- a CDS encoding ABC transporter permease, translated as MALFRLILKNTFRQKLRAFLTIAGIAIAILGFSFLRTVISGWYGGVEASSQNRLITRNAISLAFPLPLAYKGVLQGIPGVTGVSYGDWFGGVYIDEKNFFPQFAIDAPTYFDLYPEFKVPPEQMQAFLRERNAAIVGVKLATRYGWKIGDTVRLRGTFFPSDWDFVIRGIYKGAEPTTDETQFFFHWQYVEERERQNDSPMAGHVGWYVLRVSNPELAGPVSQAIDQRFKNSLAATLTESEKAFQMGFVSMTESILIALKIVSFLIIGVILVVLSNTMAMTVRERLKEFSVLKAMGFRPRHLMTLIAGESLLIALLGGGLGIAVTAPAVAVFAKKLENFFPLLRVETATYLACLLTAVGVAFGAAIFPIWRAITLKIADGLRRIG; from the coding sequence ATGGCGTTATTTAGACTTATTTTAAAGAACACCTTCCGGCAAAAGCTCAGGGCGTTTTTAACCATCGCCGGAATTGCCATCGCTATTCTCGGCTTTAGTTTTCTCCGAACCGTCATTTCAGGCTGGTATGGAGGCGTCGAGGCCTCTTCCCAGAACCGACTGATAACCCGGAACGCCATTTCCCTTGCGTTTCCGCTTCCCCTTGCCTATAAAGGTGTTCTTCAGGGGATTCCAGGCGTCACCGGTGTTTCTTACGGCGACTGGTTTGGCGGCGTCTACATTGACGAAAAAAACTTCTTTCCCCAATTTGCGATAGACGCCCCAACCTATTTTGATCTCTATCCGGAATTCAAAGTCCCGCCCGAACAGATGCAGGCCTTTTTGCGTGAACGGAACGCGGCAATCGTAGGGGTTAAACTGGCAACCCGTTACGGATGGAAAATCGGCGATACCGTCCGTTTGCGGGGGACCTTTTTTCCAAGCGACTGGGATTTTGTCATCAGAGGAATCTACAAGGGCGCCGAACCGACCACGGATGAGACGCAATTTTTCTTTCACTGGCAATATGTTGAAGAACGGGAACGGCAGAACGATTCTCCCATGGCCGGTCATGTCGGCTGGTATGTCCTTCGGGTTTCCAACCCTGAATTGGCGGGACCGGTCAGCCAGGCCATTGACCAGCGTTTTAAGAATTCCCTTGCCGCGACTTTGACCGAATCGGAAAAAGCGTTTCAGATGGGATTTGTCTCCATGACTGAATCGATTCTCATTGCCTTGAAAATTGTCTCTTTTTTAATCATCGGGGTCATTTTAGTGGTCTTAAGTAATACCATGGCGATGACCGTTCGTGAACGATTAAAGGAATTTTCCGTTTTAAAGGCCATGGGGTTCAGGCCACGCCACCTTATGACCCTCATTGCAGGGGAATCCCTTTTAATCGCCCTCCTCGGAGGAGGATTGGGAATCGCCGTGACTGCGCCAGCCGTTGCGGTGTTTGCGAAAAAACTTGAAAATTTCTTTCCGCTTCTGAGGGTTGAAACGGCAACCTATTTGG
- the nfo gene encoding deoxyribonuclease IV: MLLGAHMSISGGLHLAIERGQQVQCEALQIFSKNSNQWKSRPLHEKEISQFKEYREQWGRFTILVHDSYLINLGSPKEPDRKKSMDAFLDEMERCEMLDLPYLVFHPGAHLGVGEEEGCRLVADSLNQVFEKSSGFRVKVLMETTAGQGTNVGYKFEHLRHIIDQLKSPARVGVCVDTCHIFAAGYDIRTREGYDRTFETFDRVVGTGLIQAFHLNDSKKEFLSRVDRHEHIGKGFIGLEAFRFLMNDRRFESTPMVLETPKEEALKQDAENLAVLRQLIQVLKTTGP, translated from the coding sequence ATGCTATTGGGCGCTCACATGTCAATCAGCGGAGGCCTTCATCTGGCCATTGAACGGGGACAGCAGGTGCAATGCGAAGCTCTGCAGATTTTCAGCAAAAACTCCAATCAATGGAAATCCAGGCCGCTCCACGAAAAAGAAATCAGCCAATTTAAAGAATATCGCGAACAATGGGGGCGCTTTACCATTCTTGTCCATGATTCTTATTTAATTAATTTGGGAAGCCCTAAAGAACCCGACCGGAAGAAATCAATGGATGCGTTTTTGGATGAAATGGAGCGTTGCGAAATGCTCGATCTCCCCTATCTGGTCTTTCACCCCGGTGCCCATCTGGGAGTGGGCGAAGAAGAAGGGTGCCGTCTGGTTGCCGACAGTTTAAACCAGGTTTTTGAAAAGTCCTCCGGATTTCGCGTCAAAGTATTGATGGAAACGACCGCAGGCCAGGGAACCAATGTCGGGTACAAGTTTGAGCATCTGCGTCACATTATCGATCAGCTGAAATCCCCGGCCCGGGTTGGGGTATGTGTCGACACCTGTCATATTTTTGCCGCCGGCTATGACATTCGGACGCGGGAGGGATATGACCGGACCTTTGAGACCTTTGACCGCGTCGTTGGGACCGGTTTAATTCAAGCTTTTCATCTGAATGATTCGAAGAAAGAGTTTCTTTCACGGGTTGACCGGCATGAACATATCGGTAAAGGCTTTATTGGATTAGAGGCTTTTCGATTTTTAATGAACGACCGCCGGTTTGAATCCACTCCCATGGTTTTGGAAACTCCCAAAGAGGAGGCCTTAAAACAAGATGCGGAAAACCTGGCTGTATTGCGGCAATTGATCCAGGTTTTGAAAACGACAGGGCCGTAA
- a CDS encoding efflux RND transporter periplasmic adaptor subunit yields MLVIGAFFLFKEPVQQVQVATVVSMASFQASSVLNASGYVIAIRKAAIASKGTGRLISLKVKEGDRVKKGEVLAQLENADVMAELSKARASLGVAQSARKQAEAEINDASLSFQRGKSLLQGGLISKSEFDGFEARYLRAQASLNSAEAGIRMAEAVIRSGEIDVENTFIRAPFDGTVLAKNAEVGEVVAPFASSVSAKSAVLTIADLSSLEVDADVSESNIEKVFPGQLCEIVLDAYPSLQYKGKVKTIVPTADRAKATVLTKIAILNQDDKILPEMSAKVSFLTPVKSSGSDRQVIAVEPAALVTKNDRKVVFLIRNKKVIETPVETGSPVGGRVEITRGLQPGDLVVVNPSGKLSSGSKIMIQSKE; encoded by the coding sequence TTGCTGGTGATTGGCGCTTTTTTTCTTTTCAAGGAGCCGGTTCAACAAGTTCAAGTCGCTACGGTCGTTTCAATGGCTTCGTTCCAGGCCTCTTCGGTCTTAAACGCCAGCGGATATGTCATTGCCATACGAAAAGCGGCCATCGCCTCCAAAGGAACAGGCCGTTTAATCTCTTTAAAAGTTAAAGAAGGCGATCGGGTTAAGAAGGGAGAAGTCCTGGCCCAACTGGAAAATGCGGACGTCATGGCCGAACTTTCCAAAGCACGTGCCAGTTTAGGGGTGGCTCAATCCGCTCGTAAACAGGCAGAAGCGGAAATAAATGATGCTTCTCTTTCGTTCCAAAGGGGAAAAAGCCTCCTTCAGGGGGGGCTCATTTCAAAATCGGAATTCGATGGTTTTGAGGCCCGATACCTTCGGGCTCAGGCATCCCTTAATTCCGCAGAAGCTGGAATTCGAATGGCGGAGGCCGTTATTCGTTCCGGTGAAATCGACGTTGAAAATACTTTTATCCGCGCCCCTTTTGATGGAACGGTCCTGGCAAAAAATGCTGAGGTCGGTGAGGTGGTGGCGCCTTTTGCTTCTTCGGTTTCGGCGAAATCCGCCGTCCTGACGATAGCCGACCTCTCTTCACTTGAGGTCGATGCGGATGTCTCAGAATCCAACATTGAAAAGGTCTTCCCCGGACAGCTTTGTGAAATTGTCCTGGACGCCTATCCCTCGCTCCAGTATAAAGGAAAAGTCAAGACAATCGTTCCGACCGCGGATAGAGCCAAAGCAACCGTTTTAACAAAAATCGCAATTTTAAATCAAGACGACAAGATTCTTCCGGAAATGAGCGCGAAAGTTTCGTTTTTGACCCCTGTTAAAAGCAGCGGATCCGACAGGCAGGTCATTGCGGTCGAACCGGCGGCCCTGGTCACGAAAAATGACCGAAAAGTGGTCTTTTTAATCCGAAATAAAAAAGTCATTGAAACACCGGTTGAGACGGGCTCTCCGGTAGGAGGACGGGTTGAAATAACCAGGGGGCTTCAACCCGGGGATCTCGTGGTGGTTAATCCTTCCGGAAAATTGTCGTCCGGCTCAAAAATCATGATCCAATCAAAGGAATAG
- a CDS encoding AgmX/PglI C-terminal domain-containing protein gives MNSRQSVSYSAGEREFHLFLIGSFLFYALLVFIIYEIPIENLRPASPKYSTPRKIIMAIPPPPAKPVPLPVRPEIKKILPVPIVPKKTKKPSSPPMIQPKEKPQPPPESPEEIERKRQAQLALQQARELEKNKEIARNKFASVFGNTTEEVLRNKGANVITTNKGAPALVKKENPDGISANDFQGIDQILKGIPGGETGKKATLGEHQTKLLSGGGGGNGSGGNGPVGSTRTPEDVERAFNAYIGRLKATYDKIIQTRPDFKGKMKVNIIIAADGHVAKCEILSSGLGDKKFESEIAQIIQDQFKFSKIIQGEESVLKDLSFNKDMNSNR, from the coding sequence TTGAATTCCCGCCAAAGCGTCTCTTACTCTGCGGGGGAGCGGGAGTTTCACCTTTTTCTGATCGGGTCCTTTTTATTCTACGCCCTACTGGTTTTTATTATTTACGAAATTCCCATTGAAAATCTCCGCCCTGCCTCACCCAAATATTCCACTCCCCGGAAAATCATCATGGCCATTCCTCCGCCTCCCGCAAAACCCGTACCACTTCCCGTTCGGCCGGAAATTAAAAAGATTCTCCCTGTCCCGATTGTTCCTAAAAAAACTAAAAAACCATCCTCCCCGCCGATGATCCAACCAAAAGAAAAACCTCAGCCCCCTCCCGAATCGCCTGAAGAAATCGAAAGGAAGAGGCAGGCGCAGTTGGCTCTCCAGCAGGCGAGGGAATTAGAAAAAAACAAGGAGATCGCAAGAAATAAATTTGCCTCGGTATTTGGAAACACAACGGAAGAGGTGCTTCGAAACAAAGGGGCCAATGTCATCACTACAAATAAAGGCGCCCCCGCTCTCGTTAAGAAGGAAAATCCAGACGGCATCTCCGCAAACGATTTTCAAGGAATCGATCAAATTCTAAAAGGGATTCCGGGCGGGGAAACAGGGAAAAAGGCCACTCTCGGAGAACATCAGACCAAGCTCCTTTCCGGGGGGGGCGGTGGAAACGGAAGCGGCGGAAACGGACCGGTCGGCAGCACCAGAACCCCTGAAGACGTTGAACGGGCTTTTAATGCTTACATAGGCCGCCTAAAAGCCACTTATGACAAAATCATTCAAACCCGGCCAGATTTCAAAGGGAAGATGAAGGTTAATATCATTATTGCCGCGGACGGGCATGTGGCGAAATGCGAAATTCTTTCAAGCGGTTTAGGGGATAAGAAATTTGAAAGCGAGATCGCCCAGATCATTCAGGATCAGTTTAAGTTTTCAAAAATAATCCAGGGCGAAGAATCAGTCCTCAAAGACCTCAGTTTCAACAAAGACATGAATTCCAACCGATAA
- a CDS encoding biopolymer transporter ExbD, whose product MIRNKTRRHLEPPRLNLTAMVDVFTVLLVFLLKSYATEGNLTAPVPVNLPVSTASTISEMTIVVTVTEKALFLENSKIEDSTFLSPETADIPKFNEALSSFLQKIPNPPKEKKVTILGDKKTPYYLLKKVIYTCAQNGLSDISLAVFQKGGGG is encoded by the coding sequence ATGATACGAAATAAAACCCGGCGCCATCTGGAACCCCCCCGTTTAAATCTGACGGCGATGGTGGATGTGTTTACCGTCCTCCTCGTCTTTTTATTAAAAAGCTACGCGACGGAAGGTAACTTAACCGCACCGGTTCCGGTCAACCTCCCCGTTTCGACTGCCAGCACGATCTCCGAAATGACCATCGTTGTCACAGTAACCGAAAAGGCCCTTTTTCTTGAAAATTCAAAGATTGAAGATTCGACTTTTCTGTCGCCAGAAACTGCTGATATTCCAAAGTTTAACGAGGCCTTGAGTTCCTTCCTTCAAAAAATCCCCAATCCTCCCAAAGAAAAAAAAGTGACGATTTTGGGAGATAAAAAAACGCCTTATTACCTGCTGAAAAAGGTTATTTATACCTGTGCCCAAAACGGCCTCAGCGACATTTCCCTGGCTGTATTCCAAAAAGGAGGGGGAGGTTGA
- a CDS encoding phage holin family protein produces the protein MRLFVRWLIISVGILFAGYLVRGIYIENLSTALVAAGVLGIINVFIRPVIIFLTLPLNILTLGLFTFFINGFIFYFIGNVVKGMAIADYWSAFMGALIVSIVNALAHFLIWSSAPEDRLYKPKK, from the coding sequence TTGAGGTTATTTGTAAGATGGCTCATCATATCCGTCGGCATTCTTTTTGCGGGTTATCTGGTCCGCGGCATTTATATTGAAAACCTGTCCACGGCACTGGTCGCCGCCGGAGTTTTAGGCATCATCAATGTTTTTATTCGCCCTGTTATTATTTTCCTGACGCTTCCTTTGAATATTTTAACCCTGGGACTTTTTACTTTTTTCATAAACGGTTTTATTTTTTACTTCATCGGAAACGTGGTTAAAGGAATGGCTATCGCCGACTATTGGTCGGCTTTCATGGGCGCATTGATTGTTTCTATTGTCAATGCCCTTGCACATTTCTTAATTTGGTCTTCAGCTCCTGAAGATCGGCTTTACAAACCCAAAAAATGA
- a CDS encoding tetratricopeptide repeat protein: MKAFPLFLLFSLLVIVPSLQAQEEQDETGPSSKIFSEFRAQIERYRTAVNEPPFQTMLSDPAYLKYETSLSFFRNGDGYSAIQTLENLVDSKKTPELLKKEIHATLGYIFLEQKRPKEAMEEFILIEDETDFKEKARFGIAWSFMEMEEYVKAIALFEDLTAEFPNGEYASESLFRIGFCYSKLLAFKNAAESYQKALHVYTRKIQDQKDLINSQASSIPFNFEFIFNQPDTKWAHSLLDMKRDVQGFPMMQWASLFLKMEGRLKQKDPDFKRISPENRQNLLQIRNKIHLLFQKYIQEQLHQQKKVLENLSVQTSIAMARNMVLEKSEPGKTSESP, from the coding sequence TTGAAGGCTTTCCCTCTTTTTTTACTCTTTTCCCTTTTAGTGATCGTCCCATCCCTTCAGGCTCAGGAAGAACAGGACGAAACAGGCCCGTCCTCCAAAATTTTTTCTGAATTCCGGGCTCAAATTGAAAGATACAGAACCGCCGTAAACGAACCCCCTTTTCAGACCATGCTCTCCGATCCGGCTTATCTGAAATATGAGACCAGTTTAAGCTTTTTCCGAAACGGCGATGGTTATTCCGCCATCCAAACGTTAGAAAACCTCGTGGATTCCAAAAAGACTCCGGAACTTTTAAAAAAAGAAATTCACGCGACCCTGGGATATATCTTTTTAGAACAAAAACGCCCTAAAGAAGCCATGGAGGAATTTATTTTAATTGAAGATGAAACCGATTTTAAAGAAAAGGCTCGATTCGGAATCGCCTGGAGTTTTATGGAAATGGAAGAATATGTGAAAGCGATTGCTCTATTTGAAGATTTGACCGCGGAATTTCCAAACGGAGAGTACGCGTCCGAAAGCTTGTTTAGAATCGGATTTTGTTATTCTAAACTTCTCGCTTTTAAAAATGCCGCAGAAAGTTATCAAAAAGCGCTTCACGTTTATACCCGAAAGATTCAAGATCAGAAAGACCTCATAAACTCCCAGGCTTCCTCAATTCCGTTTAATTTTGAATTCATTTTCAATCAACCTGATACGAAATGGGCGCACAGCCTTCTTGATATGAAAAGAGATGTCCAGGGATTCCCGATGATGCAATGGGCATCTCTCTTTCTGAAAATGGAAGGCCGGCTAAAACAGAAGGACCCTGACTTTAAACGAATTTCGCCTGAAAACCGCCAAAACCTTTTGCAAATCAGAAATAAGATTCATCTTCTTTTCCAAAAATACATCCAGGAGCAACTGCACCAGCAAAAAAAAGTTTTGGAAAATCTTTCGGTTCAAACTTCTATCGCAATGGCCAGGAATATGGTTCTTGAAAAATCCGAGCCGGGCAAGACAAGCGAATCTCCATGA
- a CDS encoding tetratricopeptide repeat protein yields the protein MKVIYCSLILTLCSLEFGCADQPYTRKVENEKIQRVVSKVMEEKATAQTSRVSQDDLTKEFEIFLGQLDAQSQQQAAALQQLGHLFMIMEEEQIRQNPGLLFQRDAHRFSIGIYERIRSQYPLTPGMDKVLYQLAHGYYEENQKEKALATLHELATRFSKSGFYPETSFRIGEIYFDEGKYPEASEAYFKALEANPGRPLTEKISYKMTWAYFKMGNYQKTINQAVNTLNRYTSKKTDGTTLLDIESLSEPTWDQVKELLHLAVLSFDFWGGVSKTRNYFDFHGHVSYENLIYRPLGHLYLNRGKFQEAALAFETFLSLYPTHEEAPNFQMDLIETYRKAEKWDYVKRAGMAFIENYKPEGAWWNGNNASAHAKIKLLRKDLLFQQAQAYHAEAQQNKKKDDYLLAIRSYQAFLREFPGEREAPRIEYFLGEAFFETGQFEQAAVEYETAAYQYPLHTYSEEAALAALISHEKILSREHEKNDTLNLNFLKSCQSFLKAFPGSDKKFNVLVKAMTLSFQSGRPLEGRVFAQQVLTAPLEKAGVNSQVQAHYLTGKSYFEERNYDKAEMEFKEAMRWTSRADYHDPEGPGAKTLKTFLASIQFKKAEILKNSLKWAEAAAAFYHIYEEFPDGEIALASLMNSGSAFLEVKDYPSAEKAFLAVRDQYPQSSFVTEAKTALANLFERENKWKEAAQEYEFLIKNARLPDQKNRLADKLYTLYFRASDWADLYQTLERDNKTKSIDNFKWLYFYAAAAMNLKKEKDAFSAIENNLTAFNKKNDHDPEEEEWVMKSALLKGEMLAIQFGSILLADPLQKSLPLKKEKLKEAMEAFSTAAQSRQLEISSEAIYHIGNLFEQFADDLIHSERPKDLNAEQNEIYEQLLRNQIDPLYRKAVEVYQKNVTLKFQGDNDWIKKSADRLSRLQAEGKG from the coding sequence ATGAAGGTCATTTACTGTTCACTCATTTTAACCCTCTGTTCTTTAGAATTCGGTTGCGCTGATCAACCCTACACCCGAAAGGTCGAAAATGAAAAAATTCAGAGGGTGGTCTCTAAAGTCATGGAAGAGAAAGCAACCGCGCAAACCTCTCGAGTTTCACAGGATGATCTAACGAAGGAATTCGAGATTTTTCTTGGCCAACTGGATGCTCAGAGCCAACAGCAGGCTGCAGCGCTTCAGCAGCTGGGTCATTTATTCATGATCATGGAAGAAGAACAAATCCGTCAGAATCCAGGCTTGCTCTTTCAGCGGGATGCTCATCGTTTTTCGATCGGAATTTATGAAAGAATCCGTTCCCAATATCCACTGACTCCAGGAATGGACAAGGTCCTTTATCAGCTGGCGCATGGGTATTACGAGGAAAACCAAAAAGAGAAAGCCCTTGCCACTCTCCATGAGCTGGCAACCCGTTTTTCAAAAAGCGGATTTTACCCTGAAACGTCGTTTAGAATCGGAGAAATTTATTTTGACGAAGGGAAATATCCGGAAGCCTCGGAAGCTTACTTCAAAGCTCTGGAGGCCAACCCCGGCCGGCCTTTAACGGAAAAAATCTCCTATAAAATGACCTGGGCTTACTTTAAAATGGGAAACTATCAAAAAACCATCAATCAGGCCGTTAATACCTTAAATCGTTATACCTCTAAAAAAACGGACGGAACCACCCTCCTTGATATTGAATCGCTTTCAGAACCGACCTGGGACCAGGTGAAGGAGCTTCTGCACCTGGCGGTCCTTTCCTTTGATTTCTGGGGAGGCGTTTCCAAGACCCGAAATTATTTTGATTTTCATGGGCATGTCTCCTATGAAAACCTCATCTATCGTCCCCTGGGCCATCTATATTTAAACCGGGGAAAGTTTCAGGAAGCCGCCCTGGCGTTTGAAACCTTCCTATCCCTTTATCCCACTCATGAGGAAGCGCCCAATTTTCAAATGGATTTGATTGAAACCTATCGAAAAGCCGAAAAATGGGACTACGTCAAACGCGCGGGAATGGCCTTTATCGAGAATTACAAGCCGGAAGGCGCCTGGTGGAACGGAAACAACGCTTCGGCTCATGCGAAGATAAAATTGCTCAGAAAGGACCTTCTTTTTCAACAGGCACAAGCCTACCATGCCGAAGCTCAGCAAAACAAAAAAAAAGACGACTACCTTTTGGCGATAAGGAGTTACCAGGCCTTTCTGCGGGAATTCCCGGGCGAAAGAGAAGCGCCTCGCATTGAATATTTTTTAGGCGAGGCGTTTTTTGAAACGGGCCAATTCGAACAGGCCGCGGTTGAATATGAAACCGCTGCCTATCAATATCCGCTTCATACCTATAGCGAGGAGGCCGCTCTTGCCGCCTTGATTTCCCATGAAAAAATCCTGTCCAGGGAACACGAAAAGAATGACACACTCAATCTAAACTTCCTGAAATCCTGCCAATCCTTTTTAAAGGCCTTTCCCGGATCCGATAAAAAATTTAACGTGCTGGTTAAAGCAATGACGCTCTCCTTCCAAAGCGGTCGTCCGTTGGAAGGAAGAGTCTTTGCTCAGCAAGTCCTCACCGCCCCGCTCGAAAAGGCAGGGGTGAATTCCCAGGTTCAGGCCCATTATTTGACAGGGAAAAGTTATTTTGAGGAAAGAAATTATGATAAAGCCGAAATGGAATTTAAAGAAGCCATGCGTTGGACCAGCCGGGCAGATTATCATGATCCGGAAGGACCCGGGGCCAAAACATTGAAAACTTTTCTCGCCTCCATTCAATTTAAAAAAGCGGAAATCTTAAAAAACAGCCTGAAATGGGCGGAAGCGGCAGCAGCGTTTTATCACATCTATGAAGAGTTCCCTGACGGTGAAATCGCGCTGGCTTCCTTGATGAATTCAGGAAGCGCTTTTCTTGAAGTGAAGGACTATCCTTCAGCTGAGAAAGCCTTTCTGGCTGTCAGGGACCAATATCCTCAATCTTCCTTTGTTACAGAAGCAAAGACCGCCCTTGCAAACCTTTTTGAAAGGGAAAATAAATGGAAGGAAGCCGCCCAGGAATATGAATTTCTGATCAAAAATGCCCGGCTCCCTGATCAAAAAAACCGTTTGGCAGACAAACTCTACACGCTTTATTTCAGAGCAAGCGACTGGGCAGATCTTTATCAAACGCTGGAAAGGGATAATAAAACAAAATCGATCGACAATTTCAAATGGCTTTATTTTTATGCGGCTGCCGCCATGAATTTGAAGAAAGAAAAAGACGCGTTTTCAGCAATTGAGAATAACCTGACCGCATTTAACAAAAAAAACGACCACGACCCCGAAGAGGAAGAATGGGTTATGAAATCGGCTCTGTTAAAAGGAGAGATGCTGGCGATCCAATTTGGTTCTATTTTGTTAGCCGATCCTCTTCAGAAAAGTCTTCCGTTAAAAAAGGAAAAATTAAAAGAGGCGATGGAAGCATTCTCGACAGCCGCTCAATCCCGACAACTGGAAATTTCTTCTGAAGCCATTTACCATATTGGAAATCTTTTTGAACAATTTGCCGACGATTTAATTCACTCTGAAAGACCAAAGGATCTGAACGCGGAACAAAATGAAATCTATGAGCAACTTTTAAGAAATCAAATTGACCCTCTCTATCGTAAAGCGGTTGAAGTCTATCAAAAAAATGTTACCCTTAAATTTCAAGGTGATAATGATTGGATCAAAAAAAGCGCGGATCGGCTTTCCCGCCTGCAGGCCGAAGGAAAAGGATAG
- a CDS encoding MotA/TolQ/ExbB proton channel family protein has protein sequence MEILTFLIGSFKAGGIFMYAILGVMAIGTAIILERLLSLFYRNRGSGKALWLSVKALVEKDRIKEALEICEKKGTFLSRILASGLQKRMESSSEKEIQGAIEEMLLEVQPALEKRIHYLYALSNVSTLLGLLGTVTGLIQSFTAVSIADPNQKAALLASGISLALNNTAFGLLIAIILMLSYSLMQSKSATLEDEIDEYSLKLLHLLSERLAK, from the coding sequence ATGGAAATTTTAACCTTCCTGATCGGAAGTTTTAAAGCTGGCGGCATATTTATGTATGCCATTTTAGGGGTTATGGCAATCGGAACCGCCATTATATTGGAAAGGCTCTTGTCTCTTTTTTACCGAAACCGGGGGAGTGGGAAGGCCCTCTGGCTTTCCGTAAAAGCCCTGGTGGAAAAGGACCGGATAAAAGAAGCATTGGAAATTTGCGAAAAAAAAGGGACATTCCTTTCCCGCATTTTAGCTTCCGGCCTTCAAAAAAGGATGGAATCCTCATCTGAAAAAGAGATTCAAGGCGCGATCGAAGAAATGCTCCTGGAGGTTCAGCCGGCGCTTGAGAAAAGGATTCATTATTTATATGCCCTTTCCAATGTCTCGACTTTGCTTGGGCTTTTGGGAACCGTCACCGGGCTCATTCAATCCTTTACGGCGGTTTCAATTGCAGACCCGAATCAAAAAGCAGCGCTTTTAGCCAGTGGAATTTCTCTCGCCTTAAATAACACGGCCTTTGGCTTGCTTATTGCCATTATTTTAATGCTCTCCTACTCCTTAATGCAGTCCAAAAGCGCTACCCTGGAGGATGAAATTGATGAATATTCATTAAAACTTCTCCACCTGCTAAGCGAGCGGCTTGCGAAATAA
- a CDS encoding biopolymer transporter ExbD — translation MIDREKRKKRRMQTDEAIHIVALWNLMLILIPFLLLSATFSQTSILNLMIPSPSLAAPANKVPEIPPKEPIRLIIKTNSFTLSQGLSWERVIPNQTNRYDYDVLASALRELKERNPKEENITLSSSSRIPYEVIIQAMDQCREAQFSNISLGDDLPAEN, via the coding sequence ATGATTGACCGTGAAAAAAGAAAAAAAAGAAGAATGCAAACCGATGAGGCCATTCATATCGTGGCCCTCTGGAATTTGATGCTGATTCTAATTCCGTTTCTCCTCCTGTCCGCGACTTTTTCGCAAACTTCCATTTTAAATTTGATGATTCCTTCGCCCTCTCTTGCGGCTCCCGCCAATAAGGTGCCGGAAATTCCCCCGAAGGAACCGATTCGCCTGATAATTAAAACCAACAGTTTTACGTTAAGCCAGGGCCTTTCCTGGGAAAGGGTTATTCCAAATCAAACCAACCGATACGATTACGACGTCCTGGCGTCCGCTTTGCGGGAGTTAAAAGAACGAAATCCAAAAGAAGAAAATATTACTTTATCAAGCTCGTCCCGGATCCCGTATGAAGTCATCATCCAGGCCATGGACCAATGCCGCGAAGCTCAATTTTCTAATATTTCCCTGGGAGACGATCTCCCCGCCGAGAATTAA
- a CDS encoding ABC transporter ATP-binding protein, with translation MNNETPLIEIQNVFKSYHRNSIEIPVLQDISFTVPKGEFLALMGPSGSGKTTLLNLIAGIDYPTKGYIRVAGTEINRLGESDLARWRARHIGFVFQFYNLIPVLTALENVELPLFLTPLSKKERREHAEAVLQIVGLADRMHHTPKQLSGGQEQRVAIARAVVTDPTLLVADEPTGDLDKVSAEEILNLLSRLNKEFSKTILMVTHDPRAAEHAHQIRRLDKGELV, from the coding sequence ATGAACAACGAAACGCCTCTTATTGAGATTCAAAATGTTTTTAAGAGTTACCACCGGAATAGCATTGAGATTCCTGTCCTTCAAGATATTTCTTTTACGGTTCCAAAAGGGGAGTTTTTGGCCCTCATGGGTCCTTCAGGTTCGGGGAAAACGACTTTGCTCAACCTGATCGCGGGAATTGATTACCCGACGAAAGGATACATTCGGGTGGCCGGTACCGAAATTAATCGGCTTGGAGAATCTGACCTGGCCCGATGGCGAGCCAGACACATCGGATTTGTTTTCCAATTCTATAACCTGATCCCCGTTTTAACGGCCCTGGAAAACGTCGAATTGCCGCTTTTTCTGACCCCTTTATCCAAAAAAGAGCGGAGGGAGCATGCCGAAGCTGTTTTACAAATTGTCGGGCTGGCTGACCGGATGCATCATACGCCCAAACAGCTTTCCGGAGGACAGGAACAGAGGGTGGCGATTGCGCGGGCCGTTGTGACCGATCCCACCCTTTTAGTTGCCGACGAACCTACGGGGGACCTGGACAAGGTTTCAGCCGAGGAAATTCTCAATCTCCTCTCCCGGTTAAATAAAGAATTTTCAAAAACCATCCTGATGGTGACACACGATCCCCGTGCGGCGGAACATGCGCATCAGATCCGACGGTTGGACAAGGGAGAGCTTGTTTAA